From Halichoerus grypus chromosome 6, mHalGry1.hap1.1, whole genome shotgun sequence, one genomic window encodes:
- the LOC118550420 gene encoding LOW QUALITY PROTEIN: peflin-like (The sequence of the model RefSeq protein was modified relative to this genomic sequence to represent the inferred CDS: inserted 1 base in 1 codon; substituted 1 base at 1 genomic stop codon) translates to MASYPYGQGCPGAGGXAPRAPPGSYYPGPPHGGGQYGSGVPPSGGYGGGPAPGGPYGPPAGGGLCGHPNPGGLPSGTSGRLYGGAAPGSPYGQPPLNSYSAQHPGPYGQGPPPGGVPPNVDPEAYSWFQSVDADHSGYISIRELKQALVNSNWSSFNDETCLMMINMFDKTKSGHIDVYGFSALWKFIQQWKKLFQQYDRDCSSSISYMELQKALSQMGYKLXPQFTQLLVSRYCPRSANPAMQLDRFIQVCTQLQVVTKAFWEKDRAVQGNIQLSFEDFVTMTASRML, encoded by the exons ATGGCCAGCTACCCGTATGGGCAGGGCTGCCCAGGAGCTGGAGGATAAGCGCCCAGAGCCCCTCCGGGCAGCTACTACCCTGGACCCCCCCATGGTGGAGGGCAGTATGGCAGTGGGGTACCCCCCAGTGGTGGTTACGGAGGGGGTCCTGCCCCCGGAGGGCCTTATGGACCACCAGCTGGTGGGGGACTCTGTGGACACCCCAACCCTGGGGGACTCCCCTCTGGAACTTCAGGAAGACTATATGGTGGAGCGGCCCCAGGGAGCCCCTATGGTCAGCCGCCTCTGAATTCCTACAGTGCCCAGCATCCTGGGCCTTATGGACAGGGACCTCCTCCAGGTGGTGTTCCTCCCAATGTGGATCCTGAGGCTTACTCCTGGTTCCAGTCAGTGGATGCCGATCACAGTGGCTACATCTCCATCAGGGAGCTGAAGCAGGCTCTGGTCAACTCCAACTGGTCCTCTTTCAATGACGAGACATGCCTCATGATGATAAACATGTTTGACAAGACGAAGTCAGGCCACATTGACGTCTATGGTTTCTCAGCCCTGTGGAAGTTCATCCAGCAGTGGAAGAAACTCTTCCAGCAGTATGACCGGGACTGCTCCAGCTCCATCAGCTACATGGAGCTGCAGAAAGCTCTGTCCCAGATGGGCTACAAGC AGCCCCAGTTCACCCAGCTCCTGGTCTCCCGCTATTGCCCACGCTCCGCCAACCCCGCCATGCAGCTAGACCGCTTCATCCAGGTGTGCACCCAGCTACAGGTGGTGACCAAGGCCTTCTGGGAGAAGGACAGAGCCGTGCAGGGCAACATTCAACTCAGCTTCGAGGACTTCGTCACCATGACAGCTTCTCGGATGCTCTGA